From one Lolium rigidum isolate FL_2022 chromosome 4, APGP_CSIRO_Lrig_0.1, whole genome shotgun sequence genomic stretch:
- the LOC124649367 gene encoding short-chain dehydrogenase TIC 32, chloroplastic-like — MWWFYRKGPSGFAGVSTAEEVTAGTDGRGLVAVITGASSGIGRETARVLALRGVRVVMAVRDVSAGIRAKEAIQAEIPGGAEVDVLQLDLSSMASVRRFADEFGSLNLPLNILINNAGVVTRHCTRSCDGLELHFATNHIGHFLLTNLLLEKMKSASRNSGIQGRIVNVSSAGHIMTYPEGICFDKLHDPSGFSSFIAYGQSKLANILHSNELSRILKEEGVNITANTVHPGVIATSLFKNRTIVNALMNTVGRIICRSVEQGAATTCYVAMHPQVQGITGGYFGNCNIAKPSSQGVDAELAKELWKFSLQIVSS, encoded by the exons ATGTGGTGGTTCTATCGAAAAGGCCCATCGGGCTTCGCCGGCGTCTCCACGGCCGAAGAGGTCACCGCCGGCACCGACGGTCGAGGCTTGGTCGCCGTCATCACAG GTGCGTCGAGCGGCATCGGACGGGAGACGGCGCGCGTCCTGGCGCTGCGCGGCGTGCGCGTCGTCATGGCCGTCCGCGACGTCTCCGCGGGGATCAGGGCCAAGGAAGCCATTCAGGCCGAGATCCCCGGCGGGGCGGAGGTGGACGTGCTGCAGCTGGACCTCAGCTCCATGGCTTCGGTGAGGAGGTTCGCCGACGAGTTCGGTTCCCTGAACCTGCCCctcaacatcctcat AAACAATGCTGGGGTCGTGACGAGGCACTGCACGCGTTCCTGCGACGGTCTGGAGCTGCATTTTGCGACCAATCACATCG GGCATTTCCTTCTCACAAACCTCTTGCTGGAGAAAATGAAGAGCGCCAGCCGGAACAGCGGCATCCAAGGAAGGATCGTCAACGTATCGTCGGCGGGGCATATCATGACCTATCCTGAAGgcatatgtttcgacaaactgcACGATCCTTCAGG ctttagcagcttcatcGCTTATGGCCAGTCCAAGCTTGCAAACATTCTGCACTCAAATGAGCTATCCCGAATTCTGAAG GAAGAAGGAGTGAACATTACAGCAAACACGGTCCATCCCGGCGTCATCGCGACAAGCCTCTTCAAGAACAGGACCATTGTCAACG CTCTGATGAACACCGTCGGAAGAATCATATGCAGAAGCGTTGAACAG GGTGCTGCAACGACATGTTATGTGGCGATGCACCCTCAAGTGCAGGGGATAACTGGTGGATATTTCGGCAACTGTAATATAGCCAAGCCAAGCTCGCAAGGAGTAGATGCAGAGTTGGCGAAGGAGTTGTGGAAATTTAGCTTGCAGATAGTGTCTTCTTGA